CACACCGGGCATCATCCTGGTCGAGGACCCGCACGAGCTGGAGATGCTCACCGCGCTCGGCCTCGTGCTCCTGCTGTTCTACCTTGGTCTTGAATTCCACCTCGATGACCTGCGGCGCGGCGGCAAACAGTTGTTCGCCGCCGGTGGCGGTTATCTGCTGCTGAACGTCGGCGCCGGGCTCGGCTTCGGGTTCGCGCTCGGCTGGGGCACACGTGAGGCGGTCGTGCTGGCCGGGGTGGTCGGCATCTCGTCCTCAGCGATCGTCACCAAAGTCCTCATCGACACAGGACGCATCGGCAGACCGGAGACGCGCCTCATCCTCGGCGTCACCGTCGTGGAGGACATCTTCCTCGCGCTGTACCTCGCCGCGCTCCAGCCGGTGCTCAGCGGCGCGCAGGGAACCGCCGAGTTCCTGCTCCAGGGGGCCAAGGCGTTCGGCTTCCTGATGCTGCTGGCGATCGCCGCACGGTACGGCACCCGGCTGATCGGCCGCCTCATCGCGGTCAAGGACGACGAACTGCTCGTGGTGAGCTTCCTCGGCCTCGCCGTCCTGGTGGCCGGGGTGTCGGAGTCGCTCGGCGTCGCCGACGCCATCGGCGCCTTCATGGTCGGCCTGATCCTGTCGGGCACCTCGTCGGGCCCGCGCATCCGCGAGCTCGTCCACCCGCTGCGGGACGCCTTCGCCGCGATCTTCTTCTTCGGCTTCGGCCTGTCGATCGACCCAGGCGATGTCACGTCCGTCGCGTGGCTGGTGGTCGGCGCCGTCGCGCTGACCATCGTCATGAACATCGCCGCGGGCCTGCTCGCCGCACGCC
The window above is part of the Sphaerisporangium rubeum genome. Proteins encoded here:
- a CDS encoding cation:proton antiporter — translated: MGHADTLLAMGGAFLAAALLARLGRRIGLPTIPLFMLAGILLGPHTPGIILVEDPHELEMLTALGLVLLLFYLGLEFHLDDLRRGGKQLFAAGGGYLLLNVGAGLGFGFALGWGTREAVVLAGVVGISSSAIVTKVLIDTGRIGRPETRLILGVTVVEDIFLALYLAALQPVLSGAQGTAEFLLQGAKAFGFLMLLAIAARYGTRLIGRLIAVKDDELLVVSFLGLAVLVAGVSESLGVADAIGAFMVGLILSGTSSGPRIRELVHPLRDAFAAIFFFGFGLSIDPGDVTSVAWLVVGAVALTIVMNIAAGLLAARLHSYGPGPAADIATTLLARGEFALILGAMAAGANLDRRLAPFIAGYVLVLAVLGPVSAGRSHLLARVLGIRLMAGLFRTEPPSSRPDDERPRDSERPEGSREPDEAHDSEPDETHGKEESERYAGR